Proteins co-encoded in one Cytophaga hutchinsonii ATCC 33406 genomic window:
- a CDS encoding L,D-transpeptidase family protein, producing MLKNLVILLLVGGVSVACSKKSTPAKTTAKVPDKGAVKVPDIIKDPVSVFTKDGFESNKDFIIQKIQKADTTGNGIVARTSIYNYTSPVFKLYKKNAYQPFWTNQSRVEEAINVLKASQYEGLNPQDYNYKVIESTYNTYKEDNKIDEEEALDIELMLTASMYKYTNHLYFGKLDPVAIYPEWNYQRPSKDLITDSLLVIYFNKNIDQIPVRFRPQIAFYASLQTALINADSLEANGFTSKEIPYIGKKLVKGDTSFVILEVKKRLQATTEYSFNELNNVFDEQLFQSVKIFQEHVGLHGTGVIDKTTLAKLNYTPAQIRNTIRANMERCRWFSNELPNEYILVNIPDYTLSHFKNGKVIYNETVIVGKQLNQTPVFQATISNVEFNPYWTVPRSIAVKEILPSLKKDPQYLEKHNMFLMEGDKEIASPPSFAGYSDSYFPFTIKEKPGPKNSLGQVKFSFPNPYSIYMHDTPAKYLFDNDVRSYSHGCIRLHNPLKFADHLLSQQGVTEKRIDEIVQSEKNYVMALETKMPIMISYFTCYTKKGDNRLYFFYDVYDSDKKIIEGLKK from the coding sequence ATGCTTAAAAATTTAGTTATATTACTCCTAGTGGGAGGCGTTTCAGTTGCCTGCTCAAAAAAATCAACACCTGCCAAGACTACAGCTAAAGTACCTGATAAGGGAGCCGTTAAGGTTCCCGATATTATAAAAGATCCTGTTTCTGTTTTCACGAAAGATGGATTCGAATCCAACAAAGATTTCATTATACAGAAAATTCAAAAAGCAGATACGACTGGTAACGGCATTGTTGCCCGGACTTCTATTTATAATTACACCAGTCCTGTTTTTAAATTATATAAAAAAAATGCCTACCAACCTTTCTGGACAAACCAGAGCAGAGTGGAAGAAGCTATTAATGTATTAAAAGCAAGCCAATATGAAGGTTTGAATCCGCAGGATTATAATTATAAGGTAATAGAATCCACATACAATACGTATAAGGAAGACAATAAAATAGATGAGGAAGAAGCCCTCGATATCGAATTGATGCTGACAGCATCTATGTATAAATATACAAATCATTTATATTTTGGTAAACTTGATCCCGTAGCCATTTACCCGGAATGGAACTACCAGCGCCCATCAAAAGATCTCATTACCGATTCTTTACTTGTTATTTACTTCAACAAAAATATTGATCAGATTCCTGTACGCTTCCGGCCGCAAATTGCTTTTTATGCATCGCTTCAAACGGCATTAATAAATGCGGACTCGCTGGAAGCAAACGGTTTTACAAGCAAAGAAATTCCGTATATCGGTAAAAAATTAGTAAAGGGCGATACCTCTTTTGTTATATTGGAAGTGAAAAAGCGCTTACAGGCAACAACCGAATATAGTTTTAATGAGCTTAATAATGTTTTTGATGAACAGCTGTTTCAATCAGTAAAGATTTTTCAGGAACACGTAGGATTGCATGGTACGGGTGTTATTGACAAAACAACATTGGCTAAATTAAACTATACGCCTGCACAGATCCGTAATACGATACGTGCTAATATGGAGCGCTGCCGGTGGTTTTCAAATGAGCTACCGAATGAGTATATTTTAGTTAACATTCCGGATTATACCTTGTCACATTTTAAAAATGGAAAAGTAATTTATAATGAAACGGTTATTGTTGGAAAGCAACTCAATCAGACGCCTGTTTTTCAGGCAACAATTTCAAATGTAGAATTTAATCCTTACTGGACAGTGCCCAGATCAATTGCTGTTAAAGAAATTCTTCCATCCTTAAAAAAAGATCCACAATATTTAGAAAAACATAACATGTTTTTAATGGAAGGAGATAAAGAAATTGCATCTCCGCCTTCTTTTGCCGGGTATTCAGACAGCTATTTTCCGTTTACAATAAAAGAAAAACCCGGTCCTAAAAACTCATTGGGTCAGGTAAAGTTTTCATTCCCCAACCCGTATTCTATTTACATGCACGATACGCCTGCAAAATATCTGTTTGATAATGATGTGCGCTCATACAGTCATGGCTGCATCCGTCTGCATAATCCCTTAAAGTTTGCAGATCATTTATTGTCGCAGCAGGGAGTAACAGAGAAACGCATTGATGAAATTGTTCAATCGGAAAAAAATTATGTTATGGCGCTGGAAACAAAAATGCCGATCATGATCAGTTATTTTACCTGCTATACAAAAAAAGGAGATAACCGCCTGTATTTTTTTTATGATGTATATGACAGTGATAAGAAAATTATTGAAGGTCTGAAAAAATAA
- a CDS encoding L,D-transpeptidase family protein, which produces MKYSNRIFFSVIFLLIISTSCSKSGRDEIKTATPIQIPPDVFDSVRAQVQDKFLHVFSGDDLFLFRGDTLTRTDSLADLYARNNYTPFWLYKERIEDVLHIFKNSTSDGLNPEDYEYTALQRQYADCLKDPITVTEAMSLEIVISRSVLLYVKHLYNGKVDPVSVFPEWNYQRSASEIISDSMLVRYFTGNLDSLPAILRPHYDIYESLRRTLRLVDSLGSQAIYNQKLPYLDRTLTLGDTCYIISSVKRRLQSTSEYNFDSLNNTFDEQLQESIRIFQTHVGLHASGKIDKKTIDKLNFTAAEVRGAILVNMERFRWLPNDLPKEFILVNIADYTLRHFIDKNVVYTESVIVGREYTSTPVFEAMMTYIEFNPYWTVPRSIAVKEILPSLKRNPNYLQSHNMDLFRGNAQVAIPSSFSNYTAGNFPFTIKENPGPKNSLGQVKLMFPNPYSIYLHDTPGKYLFEQEERSFSHGCIRLKDPLKFALHILSKQGVTQADIDKIIRNKKNYVIPLKEKIPVMLTYFTCYSKRGDIHLYFFKDIYGKDKKILEALQNSTSK; this is translated from the coding sequence ATGAAATATTCTAACCGCATTTTTTTTAGTGTCATTTTTTTACTGATTATCAGTACATCCTGTTCTAAGAGCGGGAGAGATGAAATAAAAACAGCTACACCCATCCAGATACCGCCAGATGTATTTGATTCTGTACGTGCGCAGGTTCAGGATAAATTTTTACATGTTTTTTCCGGAGACGATTTATTTCTGTTTCGTGGAGATACACTAACCAGGACAGATTCCCTGGCAGATTTATATGCACGCAATAACTATACACCATTTTGGTTATATAAAGAACGCATAGAAGACGTGTTGCATATTTTTAAAAATTCTACTTCAGATGGATTAAATCCGGAAGATTATGAATATACAGCATTGCAAAGACAATATGCCGATTGTCTGAAAGATCCTATTACAGTAACGGAAGCGATGAGCCTTGAAATAGTTATTTCCCGTTCAGTATTGTTATATGTAAAACATCTCTATAATGGTAAGGTAGATCCGGTAAGTGTTTTTCCGGAATGGAATTACCAGCGTTCGGCTTCAGAGATTATTTCTGACTCCATGCTTGTCCGTTATTTTACCGGTAATCTGGATTCATTGCCAGCTATTTTACGGCCGCATTATGATATCTATGAATCACTAAGAAGAACACTCAGGCTTGTTGATAGTCTGGGTTCTCAGGCTATCTATAATCAGAAGCTTCCATACCTTGACCGCACGCTTACCCTGGGGGATACCTGTTATATTATTTCATCTGTAAAAAGACGGTTACAATCTACTTCTGAATACAATTTTGATTCACTGAATAATACCTTTGATGAACAGCTGCAGGAATCTATCCGGATTTTTCAGACCCATGTAGGACTGCACGCTTCCGGGAAAATCGATAAGAAAACAATCGACAAACTGAATTTTACTGCTGCAGAAGTAAGGGGCGCGATCCTCGTAAACATGGAACGTTTCAGATGGCTGCCAAATGATCTTCCCAAAGAATTTATTCTGGTGAATATTGCCGATTATACGCTTCGTCATTTTATAGATAAGAATGTAGTATATACGGAATCGGTTATTGTAGGAAGAGAATATACCTCAACACCTGTGTTTGAAGCGATGATGACATACATCGAATTCAATCCGTACTGGACAGTGCCACGCTCCATTGCTGTAAAAGAAATTCTGCCTTCTCTAAAAAGAAATCCGAATTATCTGCAGTCACATAATATGGATCTGTTCAGAGGGAATGCACAAGTAGCCATACCAAGTTCATTCAGTAATTATACCGCCGGTAATTTTCCATTTACCATAAAAGAAAATCCCGGACCTAAAAATTCACTTGGCCAGGTAAAGCTGATGTTTCCGAATCCATATTCTATCTACCTGCATGATACGCCTGGTAAGTATTTATTTGAGCAGGAAGAGCGCTCTTTCAGCCATGGGTGTATCCGGTTAAAGGATCCGCTGAAATTTGCGCTGCACATTCTTTCAAAGCAGGGTGTTACACAAGCTGATATTGATAAGATAATCCGTAATAAAAAGAATTATGTGATTCCGTTAAAAGAAAAAATACCGGTCATGCTTACCTATTTTACCTGTTATTCGAAACGGGGAGACATACATTTATATTTCTTTAAAGATATTTACGGCAAGGATAAAAAAATCCTGGAAGCATTACAAAATAGTACTTCAAAATAA
- a CDS encoding VOC family protein translates to MTKDLWINLPVKNVIKSRDFFTAIGFSLNEGQGNTEKSAAIKIGNKNIILMLFEENLFKQIVQHDLTDTKISSEVLFSFDAESEQEVRDIAVKVEKAGGIVFSRPAEFEGWMYGCAFSDLDGHRWNVLYMNFSKMNK, encoded by the coding sequence ATGACAAAGGATTTATGGATCAACCTTCCGGTTAAAAACGTTATTAAATCACGTGATTTTTTTACCGCTATTGGTTTTTCATTGAATGAAGGTCAGGGCAACACTGAAAAATCTGCGGCTATAAAAATCGGAAACAAAAACATTATATTAATGTTGTTTGAAGAAAATTTATTCAAACAAATCGTGCAGCATGATTTAACCGATACGAAAATATCTTCGGAAGTATTATTTTCATTTGATGCGGAAAGCGAACAGGAAGTTCGTGATATCGCTGTAAAAGTTGAAAAAGCCGGAGGTATAGTATTTTCAAGGCCTGCAGAATTTGAAGGATGGATGTATGGTTGTGCATTCTCTGATCTGGATGGACACAGATGGAATGTACTGTACATGAATTTCAGTAAAATGAATAAATAA
- a CDS encoding SRPBCC family protein yields MIKNNIKHTWYFGHPQQLVWDYLTKPELLSQWLMESDFQPVAGHTFMFNTKPKVKVGFDGLIYCQVLKVQPDHE; encoded by the coding sequence ATGATAAAAAACAACATCAAGCACACCTGGTATTTTGGCCATCCGCAACAGCTGGTATGGGATTATCTGACCAAACCGGAATTGCTTTCGCAATGGCTGATGGAAAGCGATTTTCAGCCGGTTGCAGGACATACATTTATGTTTAATACAAAACCTAAAGTAAAAGTCGGATTTGATGGTTTGATCTATTGTCAGGTTTTAAAGGTGCAACCTGATCATGAATAA
- a CDS encoding SDR family NAD(P)-dependent oxidoreductase, with the protein MDLKLSDKVAFVSGSTAGIGFAIAKRLLMEGAQVIINGRTQHNIDEAIRELKSAVPKAKISGIAADFSNVDEVNKLIQALPDIDILINNAGIFEPKAFVEIPDEDWFRFFEVNVMSGIRLSRHFFPNMLKKNWGRIIFISSESAVFIPDEMIHYGMTKTAQLAVSRGLAELTKGSNVTVNSILPGPTKSKGVGTFIEDLSKANNISIEEVEKDFFKNMRPTSLLQRFASVEEVADTVAYYVSPLASATNGASIRVEGGLVRSIL; encoded by the coding sequence ATGGATTTAAAACTGTCAGATAAAGTAGCTTTTGTAAGTGGCTCTACCGCAGGTATTGGCTTTGCAATTGCTAAAAGACTTCTTATGGAAGGAGCTCAGGTTATTATTAATGGAAGAACACAGCACAATATTGATGAGGCCATCCGCGAACTAAAATCAGCTGTGCCAAAGGCAAAAATATCCGGTATTGCTGCTGACTTTTCAAACGTGGATGAGGTAAACAAACTCATACAAGCACTCCCCGACATAGATATACTTATTAATAATGCCGGCATCTTTGAACCCAAAGCATTCGTAGAAATTCCGGATGAAGACTGGTTTCGCTTCTTTGAAGTAAATGTAATGAGTGGTATCCGCCTGTCCAGACATTTCTTTCCAAACATGCTGAAAAAGAATTGGGGCAGAATCATTTTTATATCCAGCGAATCTGCTGTATTTATTCCGGATGAAATGATACATTACGGCATGACAAAAACAGCACAACTTGCTGTAAGCAGAGGGTTAGCAGAACTCACCAAGGGCTCAAATGTTACTGTAAATTCAATTTTACCTGGCCCTACCAAATCTAAAGGTGTAGGTACGTTTATTGAAGATCTGTCAAAAGCAAACAATATCAGTATTGAAGAAGTTGAAAAAGATTTCTTTAAAAATATGCGTCCTACGTCCCTTCTTCAGCGTTTTGCATCTGTTGAAGAAGTCGCAGATACAGTTGCCTATTACGTAAGTCCGCTTGCTTCAGCCACAAATGGTGCTTCCATACGTGTAGAAGGGGGCTTAGTCCGTTCCATTCTATAA
- a CDS encoding iron chaperone gives MKVNEKKPETIDAYISVFPEHTQKLLQQMRTTIKKAAPKAEEVISYGMPAFKLHSVLVYFAGYKNHIGFYPTPSGIKLFSDECADYKTSKGAVQFPLDKPLPVKLIKEITLFRVKEDKTNAAIKAAKKNTPKKKTVSSKKKL, from the coding sequence ATGAAGGTAAACGAAAAAAAACCTGAAACGATAGACGCATACATTTCAGTTTTTCCGGAGCATACTCAAAAGCTGCTTCAGCAAATGCGGACAACGATTAAAAAGGCTGCACCAAAAGCGGAAGAAGTAATCAGCTATGGAATGCCGGCATTTAAACTGCACAGTGTATTAGTCTATTTTGCCGGATATAAAAATCACATTGGCTTCTACCCTACTCCATCCGGAATCAAATTGTTCAGCGATGAATGCGCAGATTATAAAACGTCTAAAGGTGCTGTACAATTTCCGCTGGATAAACCACTACCGGTTAAACTCATCAAAGAAATTACACTATTCAGGGTAAAAGAAGACAAAACAAACGCTGCGATAAAAGCAGCAAAAAAAAACACTCCGAAAAAGAAAACAGTTTCTTCAAAAAAGAAATTATAG
- a CDS encoding DUF1569 domain-containing protein, translating into MKNIFTPEVTTEVIARINTLSPESKAGWGKMSINQMLAHCNVAYELVYEDKHPKPNVLMKFIIKLVAKDLVVNEKPYKKGAMTSPAFLIKDERNFEKEKIRLIDHIIKTQQLGESYFDNKESHSFGVLTKGEWNNMFYKHLDHHLNQFGA; encoded by the coding sequence ATGAAAAACATCTTTACCCCTGAAGTTACAACCGAAGTGATAGCACGCATCAACACACTAAGCCCGGAATCAAAGGCAGGATGGGGAAAAATGAGCATCAATCAAATGCTGGCGCATTGTAATGTTGCCTATGAACTGGTATATGAAGACAAACATCCAAAACCAAACGTATTAATGAAATTCATTATCAAACTGGTTGCAAAAGATCTGGTTGTGAATGAAAAACCATATAAAAAAGGTGCAATGACTTCTCCGGCATTTCTTATCAAAGATGAACGGAACTTTGAAAAAGAAAAAATACGTTTGATCGACCATATTATAAAAACACAGCAGCTGGGCGAATCATACTTTGATAACAAAGAATCCCATTCATTTGGTGTGCTTACAAAAGGAGAATGGAACAACATGTTCTACAAACACCTGGATCATCATCTCAACCAATTTGGTGCGTAA
- a CDS encoding nuclear transport factor 2 family protein has translation MNQRDVILDCEKKLLTAIQNNDVESLEVLLHDDLLFIIPSGETVTKETDIAAYSSGKIALRAVVPSDYIIRIIHDTVVVSVNIEIKGEYMEHTLDNTFRYLRVWKLFDGNWKVIAGSCTAIG, from the coding sequence ATGAACCAAAGAGATGTTATCCTTGATTGTGAAAAGAAATTATTAACTGCCATTCAGAATAATGATGTAGAATCATTAGAGGTATTACTGCACGATGATCTGCTTTTCATTATTCCATCAGGAGAAACCGTTACAAAAGAAACAGATATCGCAGCTTACAGTTCCGGAAAAATCGCGTTACGCGCTGTAGTACCGAGTGATTATATCATCCGGATCATACACGATACCGTTGTTGTTTCTGTGAACATTGAAATAAAAGGCGAATACATGGAACATACGCTCGACAATACATTCCGGTATCTCAGAGTATGGAAACTATTTGACGGAAACTGGAAAGTAATTGCCGGCAGCTGTACAGCTATTGGTTAA
- a CDS encoding TolB family protein, whose product MYSRIVFSFFSIGFFLSCQPDNPEEVVRVQSTLEIFSLDSGTRQIIYQADENVEAPNWSRSDSFLLFNMKGEIYRIPTTGGTPVKVNTGFATHCNNDHGISPDNKQLVVSHHEKESGKSMIYTMPIGGGEPKLITPNAPSYWHGWSPDGNTLAYCAERNGEFDIYTIPANGGTEQRLTDAAGLDDGPDYTADGTYIYFNSVRTGKMKIWRMKPDGSEQEQVTFDDYNDWFAHPSPDGKYIVFVSYEPEVEGHPANKNVTLRLMPMQGGEPRVIAKLFGGQGTINVPSWSPDSKRFAFVSYKILP is encoded by the coding sequence ATGTATTCACGCATTGTTTTTTCATTTTTCTCCATCGGTTTCTTTTTAAGTTGTCAGCCGGATAATCCAGAAGAAGTAGTTCGGGTACAAAGCACCTTAGAAATCTTTTCGCTTGATTCAGGCACACGGCAAATCATTTATCAGGCAGACGAAAACGTTGAAGCACCGAACTGGTCGCGCAGCGATAGCTTTCTTCTTTTCAACATGAAAGGTGAAATATACCGTATTCCAACTACTGGCGGCACGCCGGTTAAAGTAAACACGGGCTTTGCGACACATTGTAATAACGATCACGGAATTTCTCCTGACAACAAACAATTAGTTGTTAGTCATCACGAAAAAGAAAGCGGTAAATCCATGATCTATACCATGCCGATCGGTGGCGGTGAACCGAAGCTGATCACACCGAACGCGCCTTCCTACTGGCACGGCTGGTCTCCGGATGGAAATACACTAGCTTATTGTGCAGAACGCAACGGCGAATTCGATATCTATACCATTCCTGCTAATGGCGGTACAGAACAACGACTGACAGATGCAGCAGGCCTGGATGATGGCCCGGATTATACCGCGGACGGAACATATATTTATTTCAATTCCGTTCGTACAGGAAAAATGAAAATCTGGAGAATGAAACCGGATGGTTCCGAACAGGAACAGGTGACATTTGATGATTACAATGATTGGTTCGCACACCCATCACCGGATGGGAAATACATTGTGTTTGTATCCTATGAACCCGAAGTCGAAGGACACCCGGCCAATAAAAATGTCACGTTACGCTTAATGCCCATGCAAGGCGGCGAACCAAGAGTGATCGCTAAACTTTTCGGCGGACAAGGTACGATCAATGTTCCGTCGTGGTCGCCCGACAGCAAACGATTTGCTTTTGTGAGTTATAAAATCCTCCCCTGA
- a CDS encoding DUF4337 domain-containing protein, giving the protein MEMNEEGTTSEGKNIELFIGVLIAVFAAILSINDLGGGRYGDDEMIAHKESAAMYEWSQAKSIKSILCQNQLQSLTTLEVTNTIKEGHEKIVDSIKNSQSKDIARYKKEMDEIRNGSANIDKKDWVIKDEKTGALGNVTGAAEWKAEAEKLGEAGDKFDLASLFLQICIVFGAISLVIQKTSTRKMFLYLMIGMGIVGTYFMIHAYSIAMG; this is encoded by the coding sequence ATGGAAATGAATGAAGAAGGCACAACATCAGAAGGAAAAAATATAGAGCTTTTTATTGGTGTGCTTATTGCTGTTTTTGCAGCAATTTTATCCATCAATGATTTAGGCGGCGGCAGATACGGAGACGATGAAATGATCGCACATAAAGAAAGTGCCGCTATGTATGAATGGTCTCAAGCCAAAAGTATCAAATCTATTTTGTGTCAGAATCAACTGCAATCGCTAACAACATTAGAAGTAACAAATACAATAAAAGAGGGGCATGAAAAGATTGTTGATTCTATTAAAAATTCTCAATCTAAAGACATTGCCAGATATAAAAAAGAAATGGATGAAATCAGAAATGGTTCTGCAAACATTGATAAAAAAGATTGGGTAATCAAAGATGAAAAAACAGGTGCTTTAGGAAACGTGACCGGAGCAGCCGAATGGAAAGCTGAAGCCGAAAAACTAGGTGAAGCCGGAGATAAATTTGATCTTGCGAGTTTGTTTTTACAGATCTGCATTGTATTTGGCGCGATCAGTTTAGTGATACAAAAAACATCTACCCGTAAAATGTTTCTTTATTTAATGATTGGAATGGGTATTGTTGGAACGTATTTTATGATTCATGCCTATTCAATTGCAATGGGGTAA
- a CDS encoding Ppx/GppA phosphatase family protein, translating into MKLAAVDIGSNAIRFQVSKILEYNGMIMFKKMEYVRFPLRLGEDVFRLGMISAEKEMKFIKLIQTFKNLFELYEVDDYMISATSAMRESKNGRDIVLKVKGLVGVDIDIIDGDKEAELINTVLHNELDDNSYIHIDVGGGSTELNLFVNRKKIAARSFKIGSVRRLQGLDAPEEWESMKQWVKDNIDKLPKPVTAIGTGGNIGKIFELGTTEKSKKDKRMISLKKIEEVQHNISQYSYEDRINVLMLNSDRADVIIPASEIYTSVMEFAKAKNMLVPEVGLKDGLMLMLYERNKHLHITDLDSIRNVNKYQK; encoded by the coding sequence GTGAAATTAGCTGCAGTTGATATTGGCTCCAATGCCATTCGTTTTCAAGTAAGCAAAATCTTGGAATACAACGGAATGATTATGTTCAAAAAAATGGAGTATGTACGTTTCCCGTTGCGTTTGGGTGAAGATGTATTTCGTTTGGGAATGATTTCTGCGGAAAAGGAAATGAAGTTTATCAAACTCATTCAAACCTTTAAAAATCTATTCGAATTATACGAAGTTGACGACTACATGATCTCAGCAACTTCCGCCATGCGGGAATCTAAAAACGGCAGAGATATCGTTTTAAAAGTAAAAGGTCTGGTTGGCGTAGATATCGATATTATTGACGGAGACAAAGAAGCGGAACTCATCAATACCGTTTTACATAATGAACTTGATGATAACAGCTATATCCATATTGACGTGGGTGGCGGTAGTACAGAACTGAACCTGTTTGTAAACAGAAAAAAAATTGCCGCACGTTCTTTTAAGATTGGTTCCGTAAGAAGATTACAGGGGCTGGATGCACCGGAAGAATGGGAGTCAATGAAACAATGGGTAAAAGACAATATTGATAAACTTCCTAAACCTGTTACAGCTATTGGTACAGGCGGTAACATCGGTAAAATTTTTGAATTAGGTACGACGGAAAAATCTAAAAAAGACAAGCGCATGATCTCGCTTAAAAAGATCGAGGAAGTACAGCACAACATTTCTCAATACAGCTACGAAGACCGTATCAATGTATTAATGCTGAACAGTGACCGTGCCGATGTCATCATTCCTGCATCAGAAATCTATACGAGTGTAATGGAATTCGCAAAAGCTAAAAACATGCTGGTACCGGAAGTAGGTTTGAAGGATGGTTTAATGCTGATGCTGTATGAAAGAAACAAACACCTGCACATTACCGATTTAGACAGTATCCGAAACGTAAACAAATATCAGAAATAG
- a CDS encoding homocysteine S-methyltransferase family protein, with protein MTKADIRGELAKRILILDGAMGTMIQRYTLEEEDFRNDKLKNHDHPLKGNNDLLSFTRPDVIKAIHTEYLAAGADIIETNTFSGTTIAQADYRLEHMVYDINYYGAKIAREAVDEFMKKNPSSPQRYVAGAIGPTNRTASISPDVNDPGYRAVTFDELAKAYKDQAIALLEGGADLLLIETIFDTLNSKAAIYAIMELFEETGNEVPVMVSATITDASGRTLSGQTTEAFLISVSHGPLLSVGLNCALGAKELRPYLQVLAKEAPFFVSAYPNAGLPNEFGQYDETPAQMAEQITVFLEEGLVNILGGCCGSTPDHIRAMAEVAAKFAPRKLDETVEA; from the coding sequence ATGACCAAGGCAGATATACGCGGCGAATTAGCCAAAAGAATTCTGATTCTGGATGGTGCAATGGGCACCATGATTCAACGTTACACATTAGAAGAAGAAGATTTCAGAAACGATAAATTAAAAAATCACGATCACCCGTTAAAAGGTAATAATGATTTATTAAGTTTTACGCGGCCGGATGTGATCAAGGCAATTCATACCGAATATCTGGCAGCCGGTGCGGATATTATTGAAACAAATACGTTCAGCGGTACAACCATTGCACAGGCAGATTACCGTCTGGAACATATGGTCTATGACATCAATTACTACGGTGCAAAAATAGCACGTGAAGCCGTTGATGAATTTATGAAAAAGAATCCGTCTTCGCCGCAGCGCTATGTAGCCGGAGCAATCGGGCCAACAAACCGTACCGCATCTATTTCTCCTGATGTAAATGATCCGGGTTACAGAGCGGTAACCTTTGATGAGTTAGCGAAAGCGTATAAAGACCAGGCTATTGCCTTGCTTGAAGGTGGGGCCGATCTGTTATTGATTGAAACGATCTTTGATACCTTAAATTCTAAGGCGGCAATCTACGCGATCATGGAATTGTTTGAAGAAACCGGCAACGAAGTTCCCGTAATGGTTTCGGCAACAATCACCGATGCCAGCGGAAGAACACTTTCCGGGCAAACAACAGAAGCATTTTTAATTTCAGTTTCACACGGCCCTTTATTATCCGTTGGTTTAAACTGTGCATTAGGTGCAAAAGAATTACGTCCGTATTTACAGGTACTTGCAAAAGAAGCTCCATTTTTTGTAAGTGCATATCCAAATGCCGGCTTACCAAATGAGTTCGGACAATACGATGAAACACCTGCCCAGATGGCAGAGCAGATAACCGTTTTCCTTGAAGAAGGATTGGTAAACATTCTGGGTGGCTGCTGCGGCAGTACACCGGATCACATCAGGGCGATGGCAGAAGTGGCTGCAAAATTTGCACCGCGTAAATTAGATGAAACAGTAGAAGCGTAG